The following proteins are co-located in the Rhodococcus opacus B4 genome:
- a CDS encoding acetyl/propionyl/methylcrotonyl-CoA carboxylase subunit alpha yields MLSKVLVANRGEIAVRIIRTCAEAGVASVAVYSEADEKALHVRLADEAVLLGAASASESYLAIDKIIEAAKSTGAQAVHPGYGFLAENAAFAKAVEDAGLIFIGPPSSAIEVMGSKIAARDLAAKADVPQVPGSQGTIASAADVIAFGDEYGYPVAIKATYGGGGRGMRTVASAAEAESAFASAKQESAAAFGRDDVYLERYLSSARHVEVQVFADTHGNAVWIGDRDCSVQRRHQKLIEEAPAPGLSDELRRAMGEASVRLAKQVGYVGAGTVEFLVEADREAFYFLEMNTRIQVEHPVTEMTLGLDLVAEQLAVAAGEPLSITESGAAPRGHAIEVRVNAEDTRGALFMPSPGPIATVQAPTRAGVRWDGGYESGDEVQPYYDSLVGKLIVWAPTRDRALDRLTLALDELIIDGVPTTVPAARQIIAHKDFRNVAMHTNWLERDIDFASLLPPVEDLSDTDAEDTEEMLPRNEVWVGDRRYVIPFFTPAGPAAAAPVAEPQARRAATGGPRKKRGGGAAASGEAKSPMQGTVAQIDVEVGAQVEAGQVLMVLEAMKMQNPIRAAVNGVVESLHVEVGQVVAAGASLATVVAAGE; encoded by the coding sequence ATGTTGTCCAAGGTCCTCGTCGCCAACCGCGGCGAAATCGCGGTCCGCATCATTCGCACCTGCGCAGAGGCCGGTGTAGCCAGCGTCGCCGTGTACTCGGAGGCGGACGAGAAGGCACTGCATGTGCGGCTGGCCGACGAGGCGGTCCTGCTCGGCGCGGCCTCCGCGTCGGAGTCGTACCTGGCGATCGACAAGATCATCGAGGCCGCCAAGAGCACCGGCGCGCAGGCCGTGCACCCCGGATACGGCTTCCTGGCCGAGAACGCCGCGTTCGCCAAGGCCGTGGAAGACGCGGGATTGATCTTCATCGGGCCCCCCTCCTCGGCGATCGAGGTGATGGGTTCGAAGATCGCCGCCCGCGATCTCGCCGCGAAGGCCGACGTCCCGCAGGTCCCCGGCTCGCAGGGCACCATCGCCTCCGCGGCGGACGTGATTGCGTTCGGTGACGAGTACGGCTACCCGGTGGCGATCAAGGCCACCTACGGCGGTGGCGGCCGCGGCATGCGGACGGTCGCCTCGGCCGCGGAGGCCGAATCCGCGTTCGCCTCGGCCAAGCAGGAATCCGCTGCCGCGTTCGGTCGCGACGACGTCTACCTCGAGCGGTACCTCTCCAGCGCTCGCCACGTCGAGGTCCAGGTCTTCGCCGACACCCACGGCAACGCGGTGTGGATCGGCGACCGCGACTGCTCGGTGCAGCGCCGGCACCAGAAGCTGATCGAGGAAGCACCCGCTCCCGGCCTGTCGGACGAGCTGCGCCGCGCCATGGGCGAGGCGTCGGTCCGCCTGGCCAAGCAGGTCGGCTACGTCGGCGCCGGCACCGTCGAGTTCCTCGTCGAGGCCGACCGGGAGGCCTTCTACTTCCTGGAGATGAACACCCGCATCCAGGTCGAGCACCCGGTCACCGAGATGACCCTGGGCCTGGATCTGGTCGCCGAGCAACTCGCCGTGGCTGCCGGCGAGCCGCTGTCGATCACCGAGTCCGGCGCCGCCCCGCGAGGGCACGCGATCGAGGTCCGCGTCAACGCCGAGGACACCCGCGGCGCCCTGTTCATGCCCAGCCCCGGCCCGATTGCCACCGTGCAGGCACCGACGCGCGCCGGCGTCCGCTGGGACGGCGGTTACGAATCCGGCGACGAGGTGCAGCCGTACTACGACAGCCTGGTAGGCAAGCTCATCGTGTGGGCACCGACCCGGGACCGCGCCCTGGACCGGCTGACCCTCGCCCTCGACGAGCTGATCATCGACGGCGTCCCGACCACCGTCCCTGCCGCACGACAGATCATTGCGCACAAGGACTTCCGCAACGTCGCAATGCACACCAACTGGCTCGAGCGCGATATCGACTTCGCCTCCCTGCTGCCGCCGGTCGAGGACCTGTCCGACACCGATGCCGAGGACACCGAGGAGATGCTGCCCCGCAACGAGGTGTGGGTGGGCGATCGCCGCTACGTGATCCCGTTCTTCACTCCCGCCGGTCCGGCCGCCGCCGCACCCGTCGCCGAGCCGCAGGCGCGCCGCGCCGCGACCGGCGGACCACGGAAGAAGCGGGGCGGCGGCGCCGCGGCGAGCGGTGAGGCCAAGAGCCCGATGCAGGGCACAGTCGCGCAGATCGACGTAGAGGTCGGCGCCCAGGTCGAGGCAGGGCAGGTGCTGATGGTCCTCGAGGCGATGAAGATGCAAAACCCGATCCGCGCCGCCGTTAACGGTGTCGTCGAGTCCTTGCACGTCGAGGTCGGGCAGGTCGTCGCGGCCGGAGCATCCCTGGCCACCGTCGTGGCGGCAGGTGAGTGA
- a CDS encoding SDR family NAD(P)-dependent oxidoreductase, with product MTTPAGPPVAVVTGAGGGLGTVTATVLGELGLAVACVDIDEAAAKRTATELGNNGVTSAAYGVDITSESAAGSLVDAVHADLGPVSHLVNIAGILRRTHLADTTADSWRQVMDVNVTAPFLLTQAFADDLKAAEYGRVINCASFAGTRGYEYPAYAASKAALINLTSSLMFDFWGTAVTVNAVAPGAMVTPMLDRPAAERMAAKTPTGRILDPDDVAAVIGFLAGRASRGVNGTTTVIDGGASLLFSYN from the coding sequence ATGACCACACCCGCAGGGCCGCCGGTCGCGGTCGTCACCGGCGCCGGAGGCGGACTCGGAACCGTCACCGCCACGGTGCTCGGCGAACTCGGCCTGGCGGTGGCCTGCGTCGACATCGACGAAGCCGCGGCCAAGCGCACCGCCACCGAACTGGGCAACAATGGGGTCACCAGCGCCGCCTACGGCGTGGACATCACCTCCGAATCGGCGGCCGGTTCGCTGGTCGACGCGGTGCACGCGGACCTCGGCCCCGTGTCCCATCTGGTCAACATCGCCGGCATCCTGCGCCGCACCCATCTCGCCGACACCACCGCCGACTCCTGGCGGCAGGTCATGGACGTCAACGTCACCGCCCCGTTCCTGCTCACCCAGGCCTTCGCGGACGATCTGAAGGCCGCCGAATACGGACGAGTGATCAACTGCGCCTCCTTCGCCGGCACCCGCGGCTACGAATACCCCGCCTACGCCGCCTCCAAGGCCGCACTGATCAACCTGACCAGCTCCCTGATGTTCGACTTCTGGGGCACCGCGGTCACCGTGAACGCCGTCGCCCCCGGCGCGATGGTCACCCCGATGCTCGACCGCCCCGCGGCAGAGCGGATGGCGGCCAAGACACCGACCGGACGCATCCTCGACCCCGACGACGTCGCCGCGGTCATCGGATTCCTCGCCGGCCGCGCCTCCCGCGGGGTCAACGGGACGACCACCGTGATCGACGGCGGCGCCTCCCTGCTGTTCAGCTACAACTAG
- a CDS encoding acyl-CoA carboxylase subunit beta, translated as MTDILDDTQTAPTHSPHDELEARLTAARLGGSEKQRQKQIDAGKMLVRDRLELLFDNSWSFEDGLLARFDEGLPGDAVVTAVGKVDGRDVVVIANDYTVKAGTWGKRTFEKIVRAQELADSTGTPIVYLFDSAGARIDEQFESFVGRRAWGNIFYNQVQISGRVPQVCALFGPSPAGSAYVPALCDLTIMVRGHATAYLGSPRLAQMVTGEDVTLEEMGGAEMHSTVSGLSDVLVEDDAEAIAAVRVWLSFLPSNWEQEPPVTAPADPSGARTIKEIVPEVESEIFDIHELIDSLVDDASFFPYKDLFAPELVTGFARLNGQSVGIVANQPTVKGGVIFPDSSDKAARFIWICNAYNIPILFLVDIAGYMIGSEVERQGIIRHGAKMIFAVSEARVPRITVLLRKAYGGGYLAMSGAPMQPDALIALPTAKPALMGPDAAVNGIHYNRIQAIEDPEERAAFIAEKQAEYAAGIDVFKIANENAVEAVVPANELRNELTQRLALYRKRDRTAPARRNGVTPV; from the coding sequence ATGACTGACATCCTGGACGACACCCAGACGGCGCCCACCCACAGCCCGCACGATGAGTTGGAAGCGCGCCTGACCGCCGCCCGACTCGGCGGCTCGGAGAAGCAGCGCCAGAAGCAGATCGACGCCGGCAAGATGCTCGTGCGCGATCGCCTCGAGCTTCTCTTCGACAACAGCTGGTCCTTCGAGGACGGCCTGCTCGCCCGCTTCGACGAGGGCCTGCCCGGCGATGCCGTCGTCACCGCGGTCGGCAAGGTCGACGGCCGCGACGTCGTCGTCATCGCCAACGACTACACCGTCAAGGCCGGCACCTGGGGCAAGCGCACCTTCGAGAAGATCGTGCGCGCCCAGGAACTCGCCGACTCCACCGGCACCCCGATCGTGTACCTGTTCGACTCCGCCGGCGCCCGCATCGACGAACAGTTCGAAAGCTTCGTCGGCCGCCGTGCCTGGGGCAACATCTTCTACAACCAGGTCCAGATCTCCGGCCGCGTCCCGCAGGTCTGCGCCCTGTTCGGGCCCTCCCCCGCCGGCTCCGCCTATGTGCCCGCCCTGTGCGACCTGACCATCATGGTCCGCGGCCACGCCACCGCCTACCTGGGCTCCCCGAGGCTGGCACAGATGGTCACCGGCGAAGACGTCACCCTCGAGGAGATGGGTGGGGCGGAGATGCACTCGACCGTCTCCGGCCTGTCCGACGTCCTCGTCGAGGACGACGCCGAAGCCATTGCCGCCGTGCGGGTGTGGCTGTCGTTCCTTCCGTCCAACTGGGAGCAGGAACCCCCGGTCACCGCACCGGCGGACCCGTCCGGTGCCCGGACCATCAAGGAGATCGTCCCCGAGGTCGAATCCGAGATCTTCGACATCCACGAGCTGATCGACTCCCTCGTCGACGACGCCAGCTTCTTCCCGTACAAGGATTTGTTCGCCCCGGAACTGGTCACCGGGTTCGCGCGCCTGAACGGCCAAAGCGTCGGCATCGTCGCCAACCAGCCCACCGTCAAGGGCGGGGTGATCTTCCCCGACTCCTCCGACAAGGCCGCCCGGTTCATCTGGATCTGCAACGCCTACAACATCCCGATCCTGTTCCTGGTCGACATCGCCGGCTACATGATCGGCTCCGAGGTCGAACGCCAGGGCATCATCCGGCACGGCGCGAAGATGATCTTCGCCGTCTCCGAGGCCCGCGTCCCCCGCATCACCGTGCTGCTGCGCAAGGCATACGGCGGCGGGTATCTCGCAATGTCCGGTGCCCCGATGCAGCCGGACGCCCTGATCGCGCTGCCGACGGCCAAGCCCGCCCTGATGGGCCCGGACGCTGCCGTGAACGGCATCCACTACAACCGCATCCAGGCCATCGAGGATCCGGAGGAGCGGGCCGCGTTCATCGCCGAGAAGCAGGCCGAGTACGCCGCCGGGATCGACGTGTTCAAGATCGCGAACGAGAACGCCGTCGAAGCGGTCGTGCCTGCGAACGAGCTGCGGAACGAGCTCACCCAGCGTCTGGCGCTCTACCGCAAGCGGGACCGCACCGCGCCCGCCCGTCGCAACGGCGTCACCCCGGTATGA
- a CDS encoding SDR family NAD(P)-dependent oxidoreductase yields the protein MSAPVLAPRREGLTGVVTGAGTGIGRACLDVLVDHGARVDAWDRSDEALADLAGREDVATRTVDVTDAAVVASAASAALKHWGRIDFVINCAGAFLVGPLADVSAASVRALFEVNVLGTTVVTQALLPALKSTRGSIVNVASSVALKPTASNAHYAASKAAVAHLTRCWALELGPEGVRVNSVAPGPTPTAIYRTAGMSAEQESTLLRERAEAIPLRRVGDPVDTARWIARFALEDDWTTGVVLPVDGGMAL from the coding sequence ATGAGCGCGCCGGTGCTCGCACCGCGGCGAGAAGGTCTCACCGGTGTCGTCACCGGTGCGGGCACCGGGATCGGTCGGGCCTGTCTCGATGTGCTGGTCGACCACGGCGCCCGCGTCGACGCGTGGGATCGGAGCGACGAGGCGCTGGCAGATCTTGCCGGGCGGGAGGATGTCGCTACCCGTACCGTCGATGTCACCGACGCGGCGGTGGTCGCATCCGCAGCGTCGGCGGCGTTGAAGCACTGGGGCCGCATTGACTTCGTGATCAACTGCGCAGGCGCGTTTTTGGTCGGTCCGCTAGCCGACGTCAGTGCCGCGTCGGTGCGTGCGCTGTTCGAGGTGAACGTACTCGGGACGACGGTGGTCACGCAGGCGTTGCTCCCGGCGCTCAAGAGCACCCGGGGGTCCATCGTGAACGTGGCCAGCTCGGTTGCCCTCAAACCGACCGCCAGTAACGCTCACTACGCGGCGTCGAAGGCGGCGGTCGCGCACCTGACCCGATGCTGGGCCCTCGAGTTGGGGCCTGAGGGGGTTCGGGTCAATTCCGTCGCTCCCGGACCGACGCCGACCGCGATCTACCGGACCGCCGGGATGAGCGCGGAGCAAGAGTCGACGCTACTCCGCGAGCGGGCTGAGGCAATTCCACTACGCCGGGTCGGCGATCCCGTCGACACCGCCCGGTGGATCGCACGGTTCGCACTCGAAGACGACTGGACGACCGGCGTCGTTCTTCCGGTGGATGGTGGAATGGCGCTCTGA
- a CDS encoding mycofactocin-coupled SDR family oxidoreductase yields MSRLEGKVALITGAARGQGRSHALGLAKEGADIIAIDIADQIGSVPYPMASLDDLKETARLVEELGRRVVIAQADVRNLKQMEAAVADGLAEFGRIDIVCANAGIISANKVLDLTEEQWNDMIDTNLTGVFHTVKAAVPNMVERGEGGSVIFTGSTSSLNGYPNVGHYVTAKHGIVGLMHTLANELGPKGIRVNAVHPTNVNTKLLQNETFYGLFRPDLAHPTLEDSRDAFATMHSLPNIPWVEPIDITNAVLFLASDESRYITGINLPIDAGASQKVGG; encoded by the coding sequence ATGAGCCGCTTGGAGGGCAAGGTCGCCCTGATTACCGGGGCCGCACGCGGCCAGGGCCGTTCGCACGCACTGGGGCTGGCCAAAGAGGGCGCTGACATCATCGCCATCGACATCGCCGACCAGATCGGCAGTGTGCCGTACCCGATGGCGTCGCTCGACGACCTGAAGGAAACGGCGCGACTGGTCGAGGAGCTGGGCCGCCGGGTGGTCATCGCGCAGGCCGACGTGCGCAACCTGAAGCAGATGGAGGCTGCGGTCGCCGACGGCCTCGCCGAGTTCGGCCGTATCGACATCGTCTGCGCCAACGCAGGCATCATCTCGGCCAATAAGGTCCTCGACCTGACCGAAGAGCAGTGGAATGACATGATCGACACCAACCTGACCGGTGTCTTCCACACCGTCAAGGCCGCGGTGCCGAACATGGTCGAGCGGGGCGAAGGTGGCTCGGTCATCTTTACCGGATCGACGTCGAGCTTGAACGGCTACCCGAACGTCGGCCACTACGTCACCGCCAAGCACGGCATTGTCGGACTGATGCACACCCTCGCGAACGAGCTGGGCCCCAAGGGGATCCGTGTCAATGCGGTCCATCCGACGAACGTCAACACCAAGCTCTTGCAGAACGAGACCTTCTACGGACTCTTCCGTCCGGACCTTGCACACCCGACGCTCGAGGACTCCCGCGACGCGTTCGCCACGATGCACTCGCTCCCGAACATCCCGTGGGTCGAACCCATCGACATCACCAACGCCGTGCTCTTCCTGGCCTCGGACGAGTCGCGGTACATCACCGGAATCAACCTGCCCATCGACGCCGGCGCAAGTCAGAAGGTCGGCGGCTAG
- a CDS encoding TetR/AcrR family transcriptional regulator: MTRATRVTRGGARTNVAIREAAASLFYEHGYEATSLRTVASEVGIQVGSLYNHISGKEELLTDIMVSVMDELLEAVNNALVSVDGSALDRFKAAVDCHIRYHAEHARETFIGNTELRALSNGDLELVLAKRAEYERLLQKLIKDVAKETGADILDAKLQTYSILAQGAHVSSWYKPGGPKSLDKVVNTYIKMALRQLGVENAG, encoded by the coding sequence GTGACGCGAGCAACTCGGGTGACACGCGGCGGCGCGCGCACCAACGTCGCTATACGGGAGGCCGCGGCCAGCCTGTTCTACGAGCACGGCTACGAAGCCACGTCGCTGCGCACCGTTGCGAGCGAGGTCGGCATCCAGGTCGGCAGCCTCTACAACCACATCAGCGGCAAAGAAGAGTTGCTGACCGACATCATGGTGTCGGTCATGGACGAACTCCTCGAAGCCGTGAACAATGCGCTCGTCAGCGTCGATGGGAGTGCGCTGGACCGGTTCAAGGCGGCGGTCGACTGCCACATCCGTTATCACGCGGAGCATGCGCGAGAGACGTTCATCGGCAATACCGAGCTCCGGGCCCTGAGCAACGGAGACTTGGAGTTGGTCCTCGCCAAGCGTGCCGAGTACGAGCGCCTGCTGCAGAAACTCATCAAGGATGTGGCCAAGGAAACCGGCGCGGACATCCTCGATGCCAAATTGCAGACGTACTCGATACTGGCTCAGGGTGCGCACGTGTCGTCCTGGTACAAACCCGGCGGCCCGAAGTCCCTCGACAAGGTCGTCAACACCTACATCAAGATGGCGCTGCGCCAGCTCGGCGTCGAGAACGCCGGCTGA
- a CDS encoding class I adenylate-forming enzyme family protein, translating into MFTLVDAIRRNERLVPGREAIFDGTRRLTHGELADRAWRIAAGLRARGVEPGDTVGVLAGNTAFSIETFLGIVAAGAAFVPYNWRWATEELAHGINETGARVVLVGDGFDAAIAEVLAGDGLEAPVTVVHEGDEFDHLLRSEPIKDVPVQASDAACILFTGGTTGFSKGVVLSHSAILTNAVNEIADCRIGGRPNDRGLVVTPLFHSAALLCWFLPHYVTGNSSVLVHKFVEEEIADLVARESITNMFLVPNMIRRMLKSGTFDTDGFRNNFKALHTGAGLLRMPDKLAVSALIPDVDLFFRYGLTEAGPMVTRLLPQDMLRPEIDGSIGTEYLLTEVELRDLYDGAPTAVGEIGEICVRGPNLMTGYFGRPEATKEVLDNGWLRTGDLAVRDENGYLYFRDRAKDMIKTGGENVYSSEIEQLLHTHPAVMEAAVLGVPSEEWDEEVRAVIAVRPGQTVTETEIATFLRKHLAGYKVPKMIALVGPNALPMNPSGKIVKTNIRATMGW; encoded by the coding sequence ATGTTTACTCTCGTCGACGCTATTCGTCGCAACGAGCGGCTGGTGCCTGGGCGCGAAGCGATCTTCGACGGTACGCGCCGGCTCACCCATGGAGAACTCGCGGACAGGGCGTGGCGGATCGCCGCCGGCCTGCGGGCGCGGGGTGTCGAGCCCGGTGACACCGTCGGCGTGCTGGCGGGCAACACTGCCTTCAGCATCGAAACCTTCCTGGGAATCGTCGCCGCCGGCGCCGCCTTTGTCCCATACAACTGGCGATGGGCGACGGAGGAGCTGGCCCATGGAATCAACGAGACCGGCGCCCGTGTCGTACTCGTCGGCGATGGCTTCGACGCCGCCATCGCGGAGGTCCTGGCCGGTGACGGCCTCGAAGCGCCGGTCACCGTGGTGCACGAGGGAGACGAGTTCGATCACCTCCTGCGGTCGGAACCGATCAAGGATGTGCCGGTTCAAGCATCGGATGCTGCCTGCATCCTGTTCACCGGCGGCACCACCGGTTTCTCCAAGGGGGTCGTGCTCTCGCACTCGGCGATCCTGACCAACGCAGTCAACGAAATCGCCGACTGCCGGATCGGTGGCCGCCCGAACGATCGCGGCCTCGTCGTCACCCCGCTCTTCCACTCTGCCGCACTGTTGTGCTGGTTCCTGCCCCATTACGTCACGGGGAACAGTTCGGTCCTCGTCCACAAATTCGTGGAAGAGGAGATCGCGGACCTCGTCGCCCGCGAGTCGATCACCAACATGTTTCTCGTGCCCAACATGATCCGGCGCATGCTCAAGTCGGGCACGTTCGACACCGACGGGTTCCGCAACAATTTCAAGGCCCTCCACACCGGTGCCGGGTTGCTGCGCATGCCGGACAAGCTGGCAGTGTCGGCACTGATCCCGGATGTCGACCTGTTTTTCCGCTACGGCCTCACTGAAGCAGGGCCGATGGTCACCCGTTTGCTCCCACAGGACATGCTCCGGCCGGAGATAGACGGCTCGATCGGCACCGAATACCTCCTCACCGAGGTCGAGTTGCGTGATCTTTACGACGGTGCCCCGACCGCGGTGGGGGAGATCGGAGAGATCTGCGTCCGCGGCCCCAATCTGATGACCGGATACTTCGGTCGACCGGAGGCCACCAAGGAGGTACTCGACAACGGCTGGCTGCGTACCGGTGACCTGGCGGTTCGCGACGAAAATGGCTACCTGTACTTCCGCGACCGGGCCAAGGACATGATCAAGACCGGTGGCGAGAACGTGTACAGCTCGGAGATCGAGCAGTTGCTCCACACGCACCCGGCTGTCATGGAAGCCGCCGTCCTCGGCGTGCCGAGTGAAGAGTGGGACGAGGAGGTGCGCGCTGTGATCGCCGTTCGGCCGGGTCAGACCGTCACGGAGACGGAGATCGCCACGTTCCTGCGCAAGCACTTGGCCGGATACAAGGTTCCGAAGATGATCGCGCTTGTGGGCCCGAACGCCTTGCCGATGAATCCCAGCGGCAAGATCGTCAAGACCAACATCCGGGCGACGATGGGCTGGTGA
- a CDS encoding ABC transporter substrate-binding protein — translation MKRRALLAGTCAGVLALVVGCANSTELSAANGRTTIMLASSITGSSFLAVTAGIEQGIFDKNGIDVEVIKVKSTAEATAAVASGQATVAAMLTEGVISSRASGSDLKIIANLLTEQQSSLHDWFARRGIPDPWARYLGEAASERTPVRGRRGNRANEGDAESSSATRPGIATPRHRNPRIPGLTGEPNTA, via the coding sequence ATGAAACGACGCGCGCTGCTCGCGGGTACCTGTGCCGGAGTGCTGGCCCTCGTCGTCGGCTGTGCCAACAGTACGGAGTTGTCCGCGGCGAACGGGCGCACGACCATCATGCTGGCGTCGTCGATCACCGGTAGCTCGTTCCTCGCCGTGACCGCCGGTATCGAGCAGGGGATCTTCGACAAGAACGGCATCGACGTCGAGGTCATCAAGGTCAAGAGCACCGCAGAGGCAACCGCGGCGGTGGCGAGTGGGCAGGCCACCGTCGCGGCCATGCTCACCGAAGGCGTGATCTCCTCCCGGGCATCGGGTTCGGACCTGAAGATCATCGCCAATCTCCTCACCGAGCAGCAGTCATCCCTGCACGACTGGTTCGCCAGGCGCGGGATTCCCGATCCGTGGGCTCGGTACCTCGGAGAAGCGGCATCCGAGCGCACTCCGGTTCGCGGGCGCCGCGGCAATCGAGCCAACGAGGGCGACGCAGAATCGTCGTCTGCCACCCGTCCCGGCATAGCTACCCCCCGGCACCGGAATCCACGGATCCCGGGCCTAACAGGTGAACCCAACACGGCCTAA
- a CDS encoding ABC transporter permease, whose product MNTTATRSERSQKDPTPTRQPSIWRRYERYWLPIGTVVIILVVWEILGKMGLWNPLFFSSPSEIWGGFTSLTEGPLWSDLRVSGTEFAIGMAIALGLGVPIGLLLGSNRRLNHAFDPIINALYSTPILVLTPLLVIWFGLGMGSKIANVAILAIFPVIINMIEGVRTVDPVLLRAARSFGASGLSIYKDVTFPSVIPFFITGVRLAIGKGMIAVVVGEYIAATEGIGYRIRADAEVFNTSRYLAAVMIMVVISVVMMGLLKVVEKKLAPWRDTTIA is encoded by the coding sequence ATGAACACGACAGCAACCCGATCCGAGCGGTCGCAGAAGGATCCGACACCCACCCGGCAGCCCAGCATTTGGCGGCGCTACGAACGCTACTGGTTGCCGATCGGCACCGTCGTCATCATCCTCGTGGTCTGGGAAATTCTGGGCAAGATGGGCCTGTGGAACCCGCTGTTCTTCAGCTCACCGAGCGAGATCTGGGGTGGGTTCACGTCCTTGACCGAAGGTCCGCTCTGGTCCGATCTGCGGGTGAGCGGCACCGAGTTTGCGATCGGCATGGCGATCGCCCTGGGACTCGGCGTCCCGATCGGACTGCTCCTCGGCTCGAATCGCCGCCTCAACCACGCTTTCGATCCGATCATCAACGCCCTGTACTCGACCCCGATCCTCGTCCTCACCCCGCTGCTGGTGATCTGGTTCGGTCTCGGCATGGGATCGAAGATCGCCAACGTCGCGATCCTCGCAATCTTCCCGGTCATCATCAACATGATCGAAGGCGTGCGAACCGTCGATCCTGTGCTGCTGCGCGCGGCCCGTTCCTTCGGCGCCAGCGGACTGTCGATCTACAAAGACGTCACGTTTCCCTCCGTGATTCCGTTCTTCATCACCGGTGTTCGACTCGCGATCGGCAAGGGAATGATCGCGGTGGTCGTCGGCGAGTACATCGCAGCAACCGAAGGCATCGGCTACCGCATCCGCGCCGACGCCGAGGTCTTCAACACCTCTCGATACCTTGCCGCAGTCATGATCATGGTCGTCATCTCGGTCGTGATGATGGGGCTTCTCAAGGTCGTCGAGAAGAAGCTCGCACCCTGGCGAGACACCACAATCGCGTGA
- a CDS encoding ABC transporter ATP-binding protein, translating to MTAPTRIPAAASTRVATTDRSGPPILEVDSVVFGYGAETIIDNVSFDGRAGDFISIIGPSGCGKSTLLTLLDGMAQPLAGSVRVNGQRPLPGEPSRSMVFQNFALMPWKTVLDNVELGLRYRRRDLAKKDRYDIAHEYLKKVGLDRSSKLYPRHLSGGMQQRVGLARAFAVQPQILLMDEPFGALDAQNAEILREDVRALVQEEQRTVVFVTHNLDEALQLSNRILLMTAGPGRIREAVTVDLPDEDSDDYPARYEAYRKQLWMHLRQEVNETRAREEEGPTR from the coding sequence ATGACTGCACCGACGAGAATCCCCGCAGCGGCATCAACGCGCGTGGCCACGACCGACCGCAGTGGCCCGCCGATCCTGGAAGTCGATTCCGTGGTCTTCGGCTATGGGGCCGAGACGATCATCGACAACGTCAGCTTCGACGGCCGAGCCGGCGACTTCATCTCGATCATCGGGCCCAGCGGTTGCGGGAAGAGCACCCTTTTGACGTTGCTCGATGGAATGGCGCAACCACTCGCAGGAAGCGTGCGGGTCAATGGGCAAAGGCCACTACCAGGCGAGCCCTCGCGCTCGATGGTGTTCCAGAACTTCGCGCTGATGCCGTGGAAAACCGTGCTCGACAACGTCGAGCTCGGGTTGCGCTATCGCCGCAGAGATCTGGCGAAGAAGGATCGGTATGACATCGCGCACGAGTACCTGAAGAAGGTCGGCCTGGATCGATCGTCGAAGTTGTACCCTCGGCACCTCTCGGGAGGCATGCAGCAACGAGTCGGACTCGCCCGCGCCTTTGCCGTGCAACCGCAAATTCTTCTGATGGACGAACCTTTTGGCGCGCTCGACGCGCAGAACGCCGAGATTTTGAGGGAAGATGTTCGCGCCCTTGTCCAAGAGGAGCAGCGGACGGTCGTCTTCGTCACCCACAACCTCGACGAAGCGCTGCAGCTGTCCAACCGAATCCTGCTGATGACCGCCGGCCCCGGCCGGATCCGCGAGGCCGTCACCGTCGACCTCCCCGACGAAGACAGTGACGACTACCCGGCCCGCTATGAGGCCTACCGCAAGCAACTCTGGATGCACCTGCGGCAAGAGGTCAACGAGACCCGCGCACGTGAAGAAGAAGGACCGACCCGATGA